One Brassica napus cultivar Da-Ae chromosome C2, Da-Ae, whole genome shotgun sequence DNA window includes the following coding sequences:
- the LOC106451730 gene encoding lamin-like protein: protein MARFTVLIAAAVLAFLVAAPVPEVTAKKYLVGDKKFWNPDINYDTWVQGKHFYLGDWLYFVYYRDQHNILEVNKTDYERCISDHPIRNYTRGAGRDIVPLNVTKQYYLLDGRGGCFKGMKLTVTVEKLPPPPKSAPVKH from the exons aTGGCGAGATTCACGGTGTTGATTGCGGCAGCAGTACTTGCTTTTCTAGTGGCAGCGCCGGTGCCGGAAGTGACGGCGAAGAAGTATTTAGTTGGCGACAAAAAGTTTTGGAATCCAGACATCAACTATGACACCTGGGTTCAGGGAAAGCATTTCTACCTTGGAGATTGGCTCT ATTTCGTGTACTACAGAGACCAACACAACATTCTTGAAGTAAACAAGACCGACTACGAAAGATGCATCTCCGACCATCCTATCCGAAACTATACACGTGGAGCTGGGAGAGACATTGTCCCTCTCAATGTCACCAAACAGTACTATCTACTTGACGGAAGGGGTGGTTGTTTTAAAGGCATGAAGCTCACTGTTACAGTCGAGAAGCTTCCCCCTCCACCCAAATCTGCCCCTGTCAAGCATTAG
- the LOC106451727 gene encoding uncharacterized protein LOC106451727 isoform X2, producing MDTPPYDQPQENTGGHPQKRKRNRPRGSRMKSKVHLINDRSTFKPKYYDCECDDCDSYIKQKNARNMRKAILLSKRISARSQDAASPQQTRIIRHTRTKKRVFAHGQLYVALSRVTSKSGLKIIKAEDQQPQKVKNIVYKEIFNRLRSHEIF from the exons ATGGATACACCGCCCTATGATCAACCCCAAGAAAACACAG GCGGACATCCGCAAAAAAGGAAACGAAACCGTCCCCGTGGATCACGTATGAAATCAAAAG TTCATCTAATTAATGATCGGTCAACattcaaaccaaaatattatGACT GTGAATGTGATGACTGCGACTCTTACA TCAAGCAAAAAAATGCACGCAATATGAGAAAGGCTATCTTGCTATCAAAACGAATTTCAGCGCGATCACAAG ATGCAGCTTCTCCACAACAAACACGTATAATACGTCACACTCGAACAAAGAAGAGAG TCTTCGCACATGGGCAACTCTATGTGGCTCTCTCGCGTGTAACAAGCAAATCAGGACTAAAAATCATTAAAGCCGAAGACCAACAACCACAAAAAGTGAAGAACATAGTATACAAAGAAATTTTCAACCGTCTTCGTTCCCATGAAA TTTTCTAG
- the LOC106451727 gene encoding uncharacterized protein LOC106451727 isoform X4, translating to MDTPPYDQPQENTGGHPQKRKRNRPRGSRMKSKVHLINDRSTFKPKYYDCECDDCDSYIKQKNARNMRKAILLSKRISARSQDAASPQQTRIIRHTRTKKRVF from the exons ATGGATACACCGCCCTATGATCAACCCCAAGAAAACACAG GCGGACATCCGCAAAAAAGGAAACGAAACCGTCCCCGTGGATCACGTATGAAATCAAAAG TTCATCTAATTAATGATCGGTCAACattcaaaccaaaatattatGACT GTGAATGTGATGACTGCGACTCTTACA TCAAGCAAAAAAATGCACGCAATATGAGAAAGGCTATCTTGCTATCAAAACGAATTTCAGCGCGATCACAAG ATGCAGCTTCTCCACAACAAACACGTATAATACGTCACACTCGAACAAAGAAGAGAG TTTTCTAG
- the LOC106451727 gene encoding uncharacterized protein LOC106451727 isoform X3 — translation MDTPPYDQPQENTGGHPQKRKRNRPRGSRMKSKVHLINDRSTFKPKYYDCECDDCDSYIKQKNARNMRKAILLSKRISARSQASPQQTRIIRHTRTKKRVFAHGQLYVALSRVTSKSGLKIIKAEDQQPQKVKNIVYKEIFNRLRSHEIF, via the exons ATGGATACACCGCCCTATGATCAACCCCAAGAAAACACAG GCGGACATCCGCAAAAAAGGAAACGAAACCGTCCCCGTGGATCACGTATGAAATCAAAAG TTCATCTAATTAATGATCGGTCAACattcaaaccaaaatattatGACT GTGAATGTGATGACTGCGACTCTTACA TCAAGCAAAAAAATGCACGCAATATGAGAAAGGCTATCTTGCTATCAAAACGAATTTCAGCGCGATCACAAG CTTCTCCACAACAAACACGTATAATACGTCACACTCGAACAAAGAAGAGAG TCTTCGCACATGGGCAACTCTATGTGGCTCTCTCGCGTGTAACAAGCAAATCAGGACTAAAAATCATTAAAGCCGAAGACCAACAACCACAAAAAGTGAAGAACATAGTATACAAAGAAATTTTCAACCGTCTTCGTTCCCATGAAA TTTTCTAG
- the LOC106451727 gene encoding uncharacterized protein LOC106451727 isoform X1: protein MKMDYSVVHAHGPYTIRIQGQTHHMIGSLIPQQGRLPEYLQLYIFDTGNEVRNRLNAMGKSSTEGNLDETTLERLIEMIDENNCLAKIFRRARDYYESVGKEFNIRLRPYKGKGKEYDLPSMNEVAGLIVGDMSATIGVRDIVVQFQSDTLQQIRDDHPLYMSLQYPLLFPYGEYGFHPEIPLHLETCTSRTRQFLTIRQFYAAQLQTRINQGQTWIKGSHLLHQYIVDIYTTIEEDRLRWARNNQDVLRAELYNNVLDAVCKGDSDAKIIGQRFILPPSFTGGPRYLVEKYHGAMAICREYENLDLFITMTANPNWREIKEHLAKYGGDSSNDRPDIECRVFKMKLDQLLKDFKKGTCFKPYTATFHRIEFQKRGLPHAHILLWFGNSSRTPSAEEVDEII, encoded by the coding sequence ATGAAAATGGATTATAGTGTGGTGCATGCACATGGTCCTTACACTATACGGATACAGGGTCAAACCCACCACATGATTGGCTCCCTTATACCCCAACAAGGTCGTCTCCCAGAGTATCTCCAACTCTATATATTTGATACGGGGAACGAAGTCAGAAACAGGCTAAATGCAATGGGTAAATCGTCAACAGAAGGTAATCTTGATGAGACAACCTTAGAGCGCCTCATCGAGATGATTGACGAGAATAATTGCTTAGCTAAGATTTTCCGACGGGCACGAGACTATTATGAAAGTGTTGGgaaagagtttaatattagACTGCGCCCATATAAAGGGAAAGGGAAAGAGTACGATCTTCCGAGTATGAATGAGGTCGCAGGCCTTATAGTAGGGGATATGTCAGCAACAATTGGAGTACGAGATATAGTGGTCCAATTTCAATCTGACACTTTGCAGCAGATACGTGATGATCATCCTCTGTACATGAGTCTACAATATCCTCTTTTGTTTCCATATGGTGAGTATGGTTTTCATCCCGAGATCCCATTACATCTTGAGACATGCACTTCAAGAACAAGGCAATTCCTGACCATTCGCCAATTCTACGCCGCTCAACTCCAGACCCGTATTAACCAAGGACAGACATGGATTAAAGGCAGCCATCTCCTCCATCAATATATTGTGGACATTTATACGACAATTGAAGAAGATCGACTAAGGTGGGCGAGGAATAATCAAGATGTTCTAAGAGCCGAGCTCTACAATAATGTACTCGACGCTGTTTGCAAGGGTGATTCTGATGCTAAAATTATTGGACAGAGGTTCATACTGCCGCCAAGTTTCACTGGTGGGCCCCGGTACTTAGTTGAAAAATATCATGGTGCGATGGCTATTTGCAGAGAATATGAGAATCTAGATTTGTTTATCACAATGACGGCCAATCCCAACTGGAGAGAGATTAAAGAGCATCTTGCGAAGTATGGTGGAGATTCTTCCAATGATAGACCAGACATTGAGTGTCGAGTCTTTAAGATGAAGTTGGACCAGCTACTCAAGGATTTTAAAAAGGGAACTTGCTTCAAGCCATACACAGCTACTTTCCACAGGATAGAGTTTCAAAAAAGAGGACTCCCTCATGCACATATACTATTGTGGTTTGGAAACTCTTCCAGGACACCAAGTGCAGAGGAAGTAGATGAGATTATCTAA